CGAATGGATCGCAGACCGCAGCACCGGCACGAAGAGGCGAGATTCACCGATCAATTCCTGCCCGACGGGGCCGGTCGCGAACTTTACGAACTCCCACGCCTGCGCCTTGCGCTTACTGGTCGCCGCGATGGCGAGACCGGTGACACCGATATTCGAGCCGGCGGCGCGTCCGCGCGGCCCGGTTGGCAGTGGGGCGACGTCGAAGTCCAGGCCGTCGGCCCGATCGAACGTCTGATATCGCCAGTGACCGGCCAGCGCGATTCCGGCCTTGCCCACCGAGAACAAGTCCGCCGTTGACATCGACTGCTGCTCGGCCGCGCTGGGCGCCACTTTGTGTTTGTTGGTCAGGTCGGCGTAGAACTGCACTGCCTCGATGAACGCGTCATGGTCGAAATTGAGGTGGGTCGGGTTCATTCGGGGAACCGACCAGGGTACGCCGTTGTTCATGGCGAACAACCCGGCAGAGTAGAACGAGACCCAGGCGTTGACGAAACCCCATTGTCTGACCCTCCCCGACCGGTCACGCTTGGTGAGCGCCCGGGCGGTATCCAGGAATTGGGCAAAGCCCCAGGGCCGTTTCCAGGTGCGGGGCGGAGGCGGCACGCCAGCCTCTTCGAATAGCCGTTTGTTGTAGAACAGGAAGTTTCCGGACCATTGCTCCGGGAAGGCGTACTGCCCTCCGTCGAATGTGAAGGTCTCATACAGTGCCCCGATACTGTCCGCCCGCAGCTGCGCGGCGAAAGCCGCATCACGCGCCAACAGGGTGTTGAGGTCGAGCAAAACCCCACGGTCGGCCAGTTCGGCATAGGTCAGTTCCCAGGCCATCAACACATCCGGACACTTGCCGCCCGCGCAGAACGTTGCGAGCTGCGCCATGACGCCGGGTCCGGACAGCAGGGCGCGCACCTTGATGTCCGGATGGCGGCGTTGGAATTCGTTGACGACGCGCATCCGGGGACGGAGCTCGTCCGGATTGGCCGCGAAGAAGAACGTCAATGCGTCATCGTCATCGGCCCCGCACCCGACGGCCCACGGAGCCAGCGAGACCGCCGTGAGCGCACCCGCACCACGCAACAGGCTGCGCCGCTCGAACGGCTTATCGACCATCGTGCTCCCGATTTCGGTTCCGGTGATATCCGTCGTAGTAGACCGTCAGCTTGGGAAGTAGCGGATCCGGTTGATCTGGTTGCCGCGCCAGGCCACGTCGGCGAACAGGATGCCGCGCCCATGGTCGGAGGCGAGCGATACCGTGACGGTCGATCCGGCGCCGTTCACCTTGGTCCAACTGGCCCCGCGTAGCTGCCCGAACAGCTCGGAAATGTCGAGCAAGTCGCTGTCGCTTAAAGTTATTGTGGCAGTAGGTGATAACGTTCGCTGCGCGGCGGAACAGTCGCCTCGGGCCGCGGCACCGAGGAACGTTTCCACCAACGTCTTGTGCCGCCCGCCCGCCCGGCGAAAGCCGGTCATGAACCCCGCGGTGCCGCCCAACCCCTGGTTGCTCAGCAGCGCCGTCGACAGTTGCAGTGCCGGGGCGGCCGCCCGCGATCCCGTTCGCAGGAACTGCAGCATCATCGCCGGCAACTCCCAGTAGGCACGCAGCACGGCGATCTGCCACTCGCTGTGCACCCGTCGCAGGTCATAGCGCAGGAAGGCGGGAATGAACATCGTCACGTCCGACCCCATCGCGACCTCGAGTTCCAGATCGCGCAGCACCACCGTGCCGGAGACGATATCCACATCGCGATGGAACTTGATGTCCCGCGGCCCGATGAAGGTGTCGTAGAAGCGGCCGATCGCCTCGTGCCCTACATGCGGCCGCGAACCCACCGGGTCCTCGACCCGCCCGTCACCGGTGAACAACCCGACCCAGCCGGCACGATCATGCGCGGCCGCGGCCCGCGGCGACCGCTCCACCGCGGCCAGCAGATCGTCCCGGTTGGGCGGTGCCATCAGGGGCTGCCGACCAACTCGACGCTGGCGGTGCGCATCTCCTCGAACGCCGTCGCGGTGCTATCGGCCGACACACCCGCTGTCAGGTCCACCAGCACCCTGGTGACCAAGCCGTTGCGCACCGCATCTTCGGCCGTCCGCCGCACACAATGATCGGTGGCCATACCGACCACGTCGACCTCATCGACTCCGCGTTGCCGCAGCCAATCCAGCAGCGGGGTGCCAGCCGCGTCGACTCCGTCGAAACCGCTGTATCCGGCGGAGTAGGCCCCCTTGTGGAACACCGCCTCGATTTCGGTGGTGTCCAGGCCGGGATGGAAGTTGGCGCCAGGGGTTCCGCTGACGCAATGCGGTGGCCACGACGAGGAATAGTCCGGTGTGTCGGAGAAGTGGTCACCGGGGTCGATGTGGGAGTCCTTGGTCGCCACGACGTGATGGTAGTCGGGCTGGCCGGCGAGGTAGTCGCTGATGGCGCGGGCCAGGGCGGCACCGCCTATTACCGCGAGCGAGCCCCCCTCGCAGAAGTCGTTCTGCACGTCGACGATGATCAACGCCCGCACACCGTCCACCATACGTTCGGGCGATAATCCGGGCAGTTTGCCTGCCGATCAACCGGGGAACCCAAGCGCAATGATGCTCCGCAGAATCGCACGGCCCATGCTGTCAGCGGCATTCATCAGCCAAGGTATGGATTCGCTGCTCAACCCCAAACCCGCAGCCGAAGCCGCACAGCCGACGGTGCGCGGGCTGCGGGCGCTGCCGGGCGCGGTAGGCAACAGCATTCCGTCGGACGCCGAGACGGTCGCACAGATCAACGCGGCCGTTCAGATCGGCGGCGGTGTGCTGCTCGCGACCGGTCGGCTGCCCCGCCTCGCCTCGGTAGTGCTAGCGCTGACGACCATCCCGGGCAAGCTTGGCGCCCATATGTTTTGGAGTGAAGCCGATGCGGAGCGCAAAGCCGAGAAGCGGCGCAACTTCGCGACCGACGTAAGCTTGCTGGGCGGCTTGTTGATCGCCGCGGCCGACACCGCGGGCAAGCCGTCCTGGGGATGGCGCGGGCGCCGCGCCGCCGAACGGCTCTCCGAAACGGTCTCCTCCGCGCTGCCGGGGGCTCAGGACTCGCTGCGTGACTCCGAACTCGGAGAACGGATCGTGCACGGCCTACACGTGGGCGCTGAACGTGGCCGCGAACTGGTCAGCGGCAATCACAAGCGCCGCTGGCGATGGGCCGGGCAGAGGTAAAGCGTCCACGACACCGCGACGATCGCGAACGCGACGAGCTGGGCGCCGGCCACCCAACCGGCGGGATAGATCACGCCGGTGATGTAGTGGGCGACAAATCCGTCCGGCGGCAGGGGCGCCATTCCGGCCTTCGCACGAGCCCAGCGCTCCACCCAGGTCAGTGGGCAGTCGACCCGCTTGGTGGCGATGCCGATCCCCCAGATCACCGCTGGAACATGCAGCCACATCGTGCGTCGCCACCGCAGGGCCAGGAAACCGCCGGCAAGGACGTAGGCGATGAAGGCGAAGTGCAATACCACGGTCGCCGAGACAACCAATTCGTACATGATGCCTATCGGTCCTGCCGCGTCGCGCAATGCGACAGGAAGGTGTCGACAATGTCGGCGACATCGCGGCCGGCGTCGAGGCCGACGCCCGCCTCGTCGGCACCCAGCGGTTCCAAGGTGTCGAACTGCGAACGCAACAGTTCGGCCGGCATGAAATGTCCTGACCTGCCGGTTAGCCGACGACCGATCAGCTCGGGCGAACCGTTGAGGTGCAGGAACTCTGCGCACGGACAGTACGCGCGCAGCCGGTCCCGGTACTCGCGTTTGAGAGCCGAACAACTCACCACCCCAGCGCCGCAGTGGCCGGCCAACCACTCCCCGACCCGCTCCAGCCAGGGGTAGCGATCGTGGTCGTCGAGCGGTTCCCCGGCGGCCATCTTGGCGATGTTGGCTGGCGGGTGCAGGGCATCCGCATCCAGGAACGGCACCCGCAACCGTTGCGCGAGCGCCTCACCCACCGTCGACTTCCCCGAACCGGATACACCCATCACGACGACGGGTGAGGGCAGCGCAGACCGGCCAGTCTTCACGCCTGGTTGCGATTCCACTCCAGCCAGCCGACGCCGCTGCGACCGTCTGTGGTGCTGACGCGGACCCATGCGCGTGGGAACTGGCTGACCCTTCCGTCGGCGGCGGTCAGGCGAAGCGGTGCGTGGCCGCCCACGTCGGCCGTCGCGGTGATGTCGCCCGGCTGCAGAGTCAATGTAGCACTCACCGGTAATCCGTTGGCGGCGAAGACTTCTCGGGTTTCCACCTCGTTCAGTTCGGCAACCGCGCCCGCGTGGTCTTGGACGTAGCCGACACTGACGCCGGGGATGCCCGGAATTCGTATGTGCACGCCGTGTAGGTGAGTGCCATCGGCCAGGTGTAGCGCGCTCCACATCCAGTCCATGCTCCACCAGTCACGCACACCCCACGAGTGGTCGCGCTGCCCGGGAGCCGACTCGATGCGGTAGCAGGTGTCGTTGATGGTGACGGTTCCCGAGACGGTGCACGGGATCTCGTAGCGTGTCGTCAAACGATACTGATAGGGCGTGCCGGCAGTGGCCCAATCCAGGTCCATCGCGATCTCGACCGGAGTTCCCGATTCACCCCGCAACAGGCCCGACGGATCTGGGTAAGCCTGCCCGCGCGCACGCAAGTCCACCCCGTAGGTCTGCAGCGGGGCGCTGGCCGAATGGCCTATCTCCACGGCGTCGGTGCGCAACACCCAGGGGTCGTCAGGCAGTTGGACGTCGAAGTCGACGACGGCGACGGTCGGCAGGTCGGGTCCGCAGATCAGGGCGTGAAACCAGGCGGTGTGTTCGTTCGGCATCAGACCGATCCGTAACCAGCCACCCAATCCCTGTGCCGCATCGACGAAGTCGGCGTACCAACTCTCACTCCACAGTGGCTCGGCGGTCGCGACATGTGCAAACTCGTCTTGCCGCGACGGCCGCAACGGGTCCGGCGGCGCGGGTAACGTCGCCAACGCATCGGTGTCCAGCACGTGATCACAGTGCCGTTGCAGCATCGTCATGAACATTCGGTCGCCCCGCTCGGTGCGTTCCACCAGCATGGACGACACAATCGCCATCATCACTCCGAAAAAGCTCTGCCGGCGTACACCTTCGGCGACGTCGGCGAGGCTGATCCGCGCGTCCGGACCCAGCGCGTCGTGATAGACCCGCAGCAACGCGTCGTACTGAGCACGTCGCTCCTCGGTCCGCAGGGCGCAGCCGAGGAAGTACGCCAGATCGCTCAGCGCGGGGCCCCAGGAAACGGTCTGCCAGTCGACCACCGTCAGCGCCCGGTCGGCTCCGGCGGTGCCGAACAGCATGTTGTCCAATCGGTAGTCGCCGTGCACCAGGCCCGAAATTCTGCGGTCGGCGCCCTCCTGGGCCAGGTAGCCGTCGAACGCGTTCACCAGGCGCTCACACACCGTGCGGTGCTGCGGCGCGATCTGGTCGCGGTAGCGGTCGACGAACCCGGCATACAGCCCGGTGATCATCGCCTGACTGAGTGGCGCCTCCCGGTTCAGCCACGGCGCCTCGGCCAGCGCCGGGTCACCGAGCAGCGGGCCGTGCATCCGAGCCAGCTCGCCGACGGCCAGTCTTGCCTGTTCGGTTGTGGCACCAGCGATCTCGTCGCCGGCGATCCCCGGTCCGGCATCACCGAGCAATAGGTGAAATATTCCTGTCGCGGTATCGACCGCGGCGTGGTAGCAGGGCGCTATCGGCCCGCCCAGGCGCGGCGCGACGTCTCGGTAGAAGCGGACTTCACGCTCGTAGAGACCCATCGCCACCCCAGTCTGCCGGCTCACCGGATCGGTGGCCGCGACCTTCAACACCACCGACTGGGGACCGTCCGGGCGAGGGTCGGCATAGCTCAGCAGGACGCGGTAGCACTCGCTCATCTGGCCGGTGCCGATGCGCTCGATGGAGAAACCAGTAACTTCGGCGCGGATAACTGCGGTCAACCACGCGGTCGTGAGGTCACCGGGTCGTTCGATGGCTCGCTCGGTATCGGAGTCCATGAGGGTCACGTCGCCAGAGAGAATCCGTCCCATGCCATCCGGCGGTGCCGGTGCGGATCCACCTCGACACGGCACCTGCGGTCGATAACCAGGACGGCACGGTGGTCTTGGGTGTAAGCCGGCCAGCCGTCGCCCGGAACGCCAGTTTGGCTGAAAGACCGCCACCGGCGTTGCACCTCGCGGCTGACCCGCAGCGCGACGCGGCGGTCGGCGGCGGCGGTCAGCAGTGCACCGAACCCGGTGCGATAGAAGTCGAAAACAGCGAGCAGTTCGGTGCCATGAGTGGCACCGAGACCCGCCCAGCGCAGCGTCCGTGGCGCGTAGTCATATCGGTAGAGATAGGTGGGCGCGTGAGCGCCATGCGCCTCGGCGATCTGCCAGGCCGCCGAGCTGAAGGCGAAGTCACCACCGAGCTGGATACACGCCGAGGGCTCGGGATAATTCGGGTAGGCGGCGGTGATGCGTTCGCGATCAGCCGGTTTCATGTCCGACAGCAGCTCTTCCACCATCGGTTCGTTGGTCGGCAACATGCCCAGGAAGCGGGTGAACAACCGGCCCTCATCGGCGTTGCTGCCCACGATGAGCGGAACCGGGTGCGCCTGACCGGACCGCATCGCCTCAACAGGGTCAACGGGCAGGTAGTCGTCGCCGAATACCGGACCAATCGCGAAGGCGCCCAGCCTATTCCGCATACCCTGGCGAATCAGGCGGTGCTGGGTTTCCACTAGCTGCGCCGAGGACGCCTGTATCAGCGCTTTGGCGGCATCTCGGGGGCGGGCGCCGAGCAGATGGGCGAAGCGTGCCGCGAACTCGTCGGCGACCTCTCGCGAACGCACCATGCCCGCCGCCGGACTTTCCGAGATCGCCCGGGCGAACAGGCCTGCGGCGACGGGCACGGCCAGCAGCGTGGCAGTGATGTGGGCGCCCGCGCTTTCACCGAAGATGGTGACATTGCCTGGGTCACCGCCGAACTCCGCGATGTTGTCCTGGATCCAGCGCAACGCCAGTACCAGATCGCGCAGGTACACGTTGCTGTCGAGGGTGATTTCCGGTGTCGATAGCGACGACAGATCCAGACACCCGAGCGCGCCCAGCCGGTAGTTGACCGACACGTATACGCAGCCGCGGCGGGCCAGCGCCGCACCGTCGTATATCGGGGTTGCCGAGCTGCCCAGAATGTAGCCGCCGCCGTGGATGAAGACCATAACCGGCAACGGTTCGGTGGCTGGCCTTTCCGGTGTGACGACGTTGAGGGTGAGACAGTCCTCGCTCCTGCGCTGGTACTTGCCGACGCCAAGCATGGTGTACCGACGCTGCTGGGGTGCGCAGTTGGCAAACCCGTGGCAGTGCCGTACCCCCGACCAGGGCTGTGCTGGCTGGGGCGCCCGGAATCGCAGCGGCCCCACCGGGGGGCTGGCGTAGGGGATGGATCGCCAGCGGTTCACGCCGTCGCGGGTGAAGCCTTCGACGATGCCGGTGGCCGTGCGTGCGCGGACGGTGCGCTCGTGCATAGACCGACGGTATCCGACTCGACGGGTACACGGCGCGCGCAGCGCTTGTATTCCGCGCGTGCCGGTTAGCCTGTCGGAATGCGGATCGCCGCGCTGGTCGCAGTGTCGTTGCTGGTTGCGGGCTGCTCGCACACC
The nucleotide sequence above comes from Mycobacterium decipiens. Encoded proteins:
- a CDS encoding ABC transporter substrate-binding protein; its protein translation is MVDKPFERRSLLRGAGALTAVSLAPWAVGCGADDDDALTFFFAANPDELRPRMRVVNEFQRRHPDIKVRALLSGPGVMAQLATFCAGGKCPDVLMAWELTYAELADRGVLLDLNTLLARDAAFAAQLRADSIGALYETFTFDGGQYAFPEQWSGNFLFYNKRLFEEAGVPPPPRTWKRPWGFAQFLDTARALTKRDRSGRVRQWGFVNAWVSFYSAGLFAMNNGVPWSVPRMNPTHLNFDHDAFIEAVQFYADLTNKHKVAPSAAEQQSMSTADLFSVGKAGIALAGHWRYQTFDRADGLDFDVAPLPTGPRGRAAGSNIGVTGLAIAATSKRKAQAWEFVKFATGPVGQELIGESRLFVPVLRSAIHSDGFANAHRRVDNLAVLTDGPANSAGMPVTPAWEKIAALMDRYFGPVLRGSRPATSLAGLSHAVDEVLRNP
- a CDS encoding ketosteroid isomerase family protein gives rise to the protein MAPPNRDDLLAAVERSPRAAAAHDRAGWVGLFTGDGRVEDPVGSRPHVGHEAIGRFYDTFIGPRDIKFHRDVDIVSGTVVLRDLELEVAMGSDVTMFIPAFLRYDLRRVHSEWQIAVLRAYWELPAMMLQFLRTGSRAAAPALQLSTALLSNQGLGGTAGFMTGFRRAGGRHKTLVETFLGAAARGDCSAAQRTLSPTATITLSDSDLLDISELFGQLRGASWTKVNGAGSTVTVSLASDHGRGILFADVAWRGNQINRIRYFPS
- the pncA gene encoding pyrazinamidase PncA codes for the protein MRALIIVDVQNDFCEGGSLAVIGGAALARAISDYLAGQPDYHHVVATKDSHIDPGDHFSDTPDYSSSWPPHCVSGTPGANFHPGLDTTEIEAVFHKGAYSAGYSGFDGVDAAGTPLLDWLRQRGVDEVDVVGMATDHCVRRTAEDAVRNGLVTRVLVDLTAGVSADSTATAFEEMRTASVELVGSP
- a CDS encoding DUF2784 domain-containing protein, with amino-acid sequence MYELVVSATVVLHFAFIAYVLAGGFLALRWRRTMWLHVPAVIWGIGIATKRVDCPLTWVERWARAKAGMAPLPPDGFVAHYITGVIYPAGWVAGAQLVAFAIVAVSWTLYLCPAHRQRRL
- a CDS encoding gluconokinase — translated: MGVSGSGKSTVGEALAQRLRVPFLDADALHPPANIAKMAAGEPLDDHDRYPWLERVGEWLAGHCGAGVVSCSALKREYRDRLRAYCPCAEFLHLNGSPELIGRRLTGRSGHFMPAELLRSQFDTLEPLGADEAGVGLDAGRDVADIVDTFLSHCATRQDR
- a CDS encoding phosphotransferase, which gives rise to MDSDTERAIERPGDLTTAWLTAVIRAEVTGFSIERIGTGQMSECYRVLLSYADPRPDGPQSVVLKVAATDPVSRQTGVAMGLYEREVRFYRDVAPRLGGPIAPCYHAAVDTATGIFHLLLGDAGPGIAGDEIAGATTEQARLAVGELARMHGPLLGDPALAEAPWLNREAPLSQAMITGLYAGFVDRYRDQIAPQHRTVCERLVNAFDGYLAQEGADRRISGLVHGDYRLDNMLFGTAGADRALTVVDWQTVSWGPALSDLAYFLGCALRTEERRAQYDALLRVYHDALGPDARISLADVAEGVRRQSFFGVMMAIVSSMLVERTERGDRMFMTMLQRHCDHVLDTDALATLPAPPDPLRPSRQDEFAHVATAEPLWSESWYADFVDAAQGLGGWLRIGLMPNEHTAWFHALICGPDLPTVAVVDFDVQLPDDPWVLRTDAVEIGHSASAPLQTYGVDLRARGQAYPDPSGLLRGESGTPVEIAMDLDWATAGTPYQYRLTTRYEIPCTVSGTVTINDTCYRIESAPGQRDHSWGVRDWWSMDWMWSALHLADGTHLHGVHIRIPGIPGVSVGYVQDHAGAVAELNEVETREVFAANGLPVSATLTLQPGDITATADVGGHAPLRLTAADGRVSQFPRAWVRVSTTDGRSGVGWLEWNRNQA
- a CDS encoding carboxylesterase/lipase family protein; the protein is MHERTVRARTATGIVEGFTRDGVNRWRSIPYASPPVGPLRFRAPQPAQPWSGVRHCHGFANCAPQQRRYTMLGVGKYQRRSEDCLTLNVVTPERPATEPLPVMVFIHGGGYILGSSATPIYDGAALARRGCVYVSVNYRLGALGCLDLSSLSTPEITLDSNVYLRDLVLALRWIQDNIAEFGGDPGNVTIFGESAGAHITATLLAVPVAAGLFARAISESPAAGMVRSREVADEFAARFAHLLGARPRDAAKALIQASSAQLVETQHRLIRQGMRNRLGAFAIGPVFGDDYLPVDPVEAMRSGQAHPVPLIVGSNADEGRLFTRFLGMLPTNEPMVEELLSDMKPADRERITAAYPNYPEPSACIQLGGDFAFSSAAWQIAEAHGAHAPTYLYRYDYAPRTLRWAGLGATHGTELLAVFDFYRTGFGALLTAAADRRVALRVSREVQRRWRSFSQTGVPGDGWPAYTQDHRAVLVIDRRCRVEVDPHRHRRMAWDGFSLAT